A window of the Xiashengella succiniciproducens genome harbors these coding sequences:
- a CDS encoding DUF5627 domain-containing protein encodes MKRILFIAFITALVSSVFTSCENGDWDFPDFDYTTVYFAYQSPVRTVVLGEDVYDTSLDNEHKVQIMATMGGVYANKKNVEIGIAVDNSLVDGLIFKKKAATDPDVPVLAMPSNYYTLLSDKIVIKKGSVIGGVTVQLTDAFFADPKALTTNYVIPVVMTSVVNADSILSGKALIPNASRTNPEHWDVVPKDYIMYAVKYINQYDANYLRRGKDVITPAGGQPVTLTRQADYVERDEVVDKITTRSLNSIAWEFTGRDHNDEARSCTLILTFNAQGECTVTSETPGITATGTGRYVEKGEKNSWGRQDRDALYLDYTIEFADVTFEIEDTLVVRDRGVKSEWFDTQIIE; translated from the coding sequence ATGAAAAGGATATTATTTATAGCATTTATTACGGCGTTAGTAAGCAGTGTGTTTACTTCCTGCGAGAATGGAGATTGGGATTTCCCCGATTTCGATTATACTACCGTATATTTTGCCTATCAGAGTCCTGTACGTACAGTTGTTCTGGGCGAGGATGTTTATGACACCAGCCTTGACAATGAACATAAGGTTCAGATAATGGCTACTATGGGTGGTGTATATGCTAACAAGAAGAATGTTGAGATTGGTATTGCTGTTGACAATTCATTAGTTGATGGATTGATATTTAAAAAGAAAGCAGCAACTGATCCGGATGTACCTGTATTGGCTATGCCTAGTAACTATTATACGCTTTTGAGTGACAAGATTGTTATTAAAAAGGGATCAGTTATAGGTGGAGTTACTGTTCAGCTAACAGATGCATTCTTCGCTGATCCGAAGGCATTGACAACAAATTATGTTATACCAGTTGTTATGACAAGTGTTGTAAATGCTGACTCAATTCTATCAGGTAAGGCATTGATTCCTAATGCTAGTCGGACTAACCCTGAACACTGGGATGTAGTTCCAAAGGATTACATCATGTATGCAGTGAAGTACATCAATCAGTATGATGCAAACTATCTGCGCAGGGGCAAAGATGTTATTACTCCTGCTGGAGGACAACCTGTTACCTTGACAAGACAGGCTGACTATGTTGAAAGAGACGAAGTTGTTGACAAAATCACTACCAGAAGCCTCAATAGTATCGCATGGGAATTTACCGGTCGTGATCACAATGACGAAGCTCGTTCATGTACCCTAATATTGACATTTAATGCTCAGGGTGAGTGTACTGTCACATCAGAAACTCCAGGTATTACCGCAACAGGTACGGGTCGTTATGTTGAAAAAGGTGAAAAGAACAGCTGGGGTCGTCAGGATAGGGATGCTCTTTATCTTGATTACACCATCGAGTTTGCTGATGTAACCTTTGAGATTGAAGATACGCTTGTGGTTCGTGACAGGGGTGTTAAATCCGAATGGTTTGACACACAAATTATAGAATAA
- a CDS encoding RagB/SusD family nutrient uptake outer membrane protein encodes MKKIIKSSIITLFALSLVFSTGCEDLFEPAIENHKVGEDLKEMPSWALGLLGHAYISNPLGSWSFNDVATDDAVSNLPSNNYRLMSTGAWSATYNPMDRWQYLRASWQYLNQFLAIVDDVHWADDPLASQLFKERFKGDAYGMRALYMYHLLLHHAGPSAADGKLLGIPIVTEPEDLYNTEFNVPRDSFEDCIKRLFADVDSAILYLPEDFGNVEKDVDVPAKYRDRGIKADVYTRIFGDNVKNRMSAKIARAIRAQAALLAASPAYSEGSGIDWEDAANYMAEALITGLGSNPVGNIDPSGGEWYKDNNAINNLKAGQNPKEILWRSNKEQNANLERDNYPPTLFGSGRINPTQNLVDAFPTINGYPINHASSNYDPNNPYANRDPRLSRYIIYNGSTAGTNNTIINTSADSPDNNGINKIETSTRTGYYLRKLMNPVVNANPSSTNNGWKYKPFIRYTELFLGYAEAANEAWGPTSDPNGHGFTAYDVVKAIRVRAGITGGDVYLESIKDDKDAMRELIRNERRLELCFEGVRFWDLRRWKVPMEKLTETAKGVRISGTTYEVIDVERRAYKEHMYYGPIPFGEVNKFSELVQNRGW; translated from the coding sequence ATGAAGAAAATAATAAAATCATCTATAATTACGCTGTTTGCTTTGTCACTTGTTTTCTCTACCGGGTGCGAGGATTTATTTGAGCCGGCTATTGAAAACCACAAAGTAGGCGAAGACCTGAAGGAGATGCCTTCCTGGGCATTGGGACTACTAGGTCATGCGTATATCAGTAATCCTCTTGGATCATGGTCATTTAATGACGTGGCTACTGATGACGCCGTATCAAACCTGCCGAGCAACAATTATCGACTGATGAGCACAGGTGCCTGGAGTGCAACATATAATCCAATGGACAGATGGCAGTATCTTCGTGCTTCATGGCAATATCTGAATCAGTTTTTGGCTATTGTTGATGATGTACATTGGGCAGATGATCCTCTAGCATCTCAATTGTTCAAAGAGCGCTTTAAAGGAGATGCTTATGGTATGCGTGCACTTTATATGTACCACTTATTGCTGCACCATGCAGGCCCATCTGCAGCAGACGGTAAATTATTAGGTATTCCAATTGTAACTGAACCAGAAGATCTATATAACACTGAGTTCAATGTTCCAAGGGATTCTTTTGAGGATTGCATAAAGAGACTTTTTGCTGATGTTGATTCAGCAATCCTTTATTTGCCAGAAGACTTTGGTAATGTTGAGAAGGATGTTGACGTTCCTGCAAAGTATAGAGATCGTGGAATCAAAGCCGACGTATACACAAGAATATTTGGAGACAACGTCAAGAACAGGATGAGTGCTAAAATTGCAAGAGCAATTCGTGCTCAGGCTGCCTTACTAGCTGCTAGTCCTGCATATTCTGAAGGTTCAGGTATTGATTGGGAAGATGCTGCTAATTATATGGCTGAGGCTTTAATTACTGGTTTAGGCTCAAATCCTGTTGGAAATATTGACCCCAGTGGAGGTGAATGGTATAAGGATAATAATGCCATCAACAATCTTAAGGCTGGTCAGAATCCCAAGGAAATCCTTTGGAGAAGTAATAAGGAGCAGAATGCAAATCTGGAGCGTGACAACTATCCTCCAACATTATTTGGTAGTGGTAGAATCAATCCTACGCAAAACCTGGTTGATGCATTCCCAACTATTAATGGTTACCCTATTAACCATGCCAGTTCCAATTACGATCCCAACAATCCATATGCAAATAGGGATCCTCGTTTAAGCAGGTATATCATTTATAATGGAAGTACAGCAGGTACGAATAATACAATTATCAACACCAGCGCTGATTCTCCTGATAATAATGGTATTAATAAGATTGAGACTTCTACCAGAACAGGGTATTATCTGAGGAAGCTTATGAATCCTGTTGTTAATGCCAATCCAAGTTCAACCAATAATGGATGGAAGTACAAACCGTTCATTCGTTACACTGAACTATTCTTAGGTTATGCAGAAGCTGCAAATGAAGCATGGGGCCCAACATCAGATCCAAATGGACATGGTTTTACTGCTTATGATGTAGTTAAGGCTATTCGTGTAAGGGCTGGTATTACCGGAGGTGATGTATATCTTGAATCCATTAAGGATGACAAAGATGCTATGCGTGAATTGATTCGTAATGAGCGTCGTTTAGAGCTTTGTTTTGAAGGAGTCCGTTTCTGGGATTTGCGTCGTTGGAAGGTGCCAATGGAAAAACTGACTGAAACTGCAAAGGGTGTTAGGATTTCCGGTACTACCTATGAAGTAATCGATGTTGAACGTCGCGCATACAAGGAACATATGTATTACGGACCCATTCCCTTTGGTGAGGTTAACAAATTCAGTGAACTGGTTCAAAATAGAGGATGGTAG